The DNA region CGGTGTTGGGTGCGGGGGGGGGTGTCGGGTTTCACCCGACCTACAGTTGGTTGCATGAGGGGACATCAGGCCGCCGGCAGGCGCAGGTGCAGGCACAGGCCCGGGTGGGCGTTGCTGGCCCAGAGCCGGCCGCCTTGCAGTTCGATGGCGCGGCGGGCGATGGCCAGGCCCAGGCCGAAGCCCTCGCCGGTGCCGCCGTCCAGGCGCTGGTAGGGCAGGAAGATGCGTTCCAGGTCCGCCTCGGCGACGCCTGGGCCCTGGTCGCGCAGGCGCAGGTGCCAGGCCTCGCCGTCGCGCTCGCCGTCGAGGCGCACCGTGCCCCCTTCCTGGGAGTGGCGGATGGCGTTGCGCAGGAGGTTTTCCAGGGCCTGGGCCAGGCTGTCGAGGTGGACCTGCACGCGGCAGTCGGCGTCCAGGCTGCAGGGCAGCCGCGCGGCGTCCCAGCCGCTTTCGAAGCAGGCGTCCTCGCGCAGGGCTTCCCATACCGACAGCACCTGCACCGGCTCGGTGGGCAATTGCGGGCGTTCGGTGTCCATCCAGGCGAGGTCGAGGGTGTCTTCCAGCAGGCGCTGCATGTCGGTGATCTCGCGATCCAGCCGCTGGCGCAGTTGCTCCGGCGGCAGCTCGCTGTCGTGGGCGATACGCAGCCGGGCCAGCGGGGTACGCATCTCGTGGGACAGGGTGCGCAGCAGCAGGCGCTGCTGGCCCAGGCTCAGGCGCAGGCGGTCGGCCATGTGCTCCAGGGCTTCGGCCAGCTCGCCCAGTTCGTCGCGGCGGTCGGCCAGCGGCGTGCCCAGGGGCGCGCTGTCGAGTTCGTCGGCGCGCAGGGCATCGGCACGGGCACGCAGGCGGTTCAGCGGCACGACGAGATGGCGGTAGATCAGCAGGCCGAGCAGGGCCGCCAGCAGCGTCGGCACCACGCCGTGGGTGACGAGGTGGGTCCAGGGCGTGAGGCCGCCGGGCAGCAGGCGTTCGGGCAGTTGCAGCACCAGGCGGCCGTTCTCCGGGTGCTTGGGGAACTCGATGCTGACGAAGGGCAGCTCGGCCTGCAGGCGCCGGCTCATGGGCCAGTCGAGCTTGCGCATGAAGGTCAGGTGGGCGGATTCCTCTGCGCTCAGCGGCGTGCCATCGAGGCTTTCCAGGCGCGGGCCGAGCACGGCCACCCAGGTGTCTTCGCGGCGGCTCAGTGCCTGGCGCAAGCGTGCCACGCCCGCGGCGCCTCCGCTCTCCCAGGCCTGTTCGGCCTGTTGCGCGTATTGCGCCAGGTAGTCGCGGTCGGCCGGGGCGAGGAAGTAGGTGCTGCGCTCCACCGACAGGCCCCAGGTGTAGATGAGCCAGGTGAGCAGCAGGCAGAAGCCGACCTGCAGAAGCGCCAGCTTCCACAGCAGGGGATGGCGGCGCATCAGGCGCGTTCCGTTTCGACCAGCAGGTAGCCCTGGCCGCGCACGGCCTGGATCTGCAGATGGTGGATGCCGATGTCGGCCAGTTTGCGGCGCAGGTTGCAGACGTGCACGTCGAGCCCGCGGTCCAGCCGCGTGTAGGCGCGGTGCAGCACGCATCGGTAGAGGAAGGGCTTGCTCAGCGCCTCGCCGGGGTGCGCCTGCAGGGTGGCCAGCAGGCGGTATTCCGACGGCGTGAGCCCGGCCGAGCGGCCTGAGTGGGTCACGTCCTGGGCCTGCTCGTCGAGGTACAGCGATGGACCGGGGTGTTGCGCCGCCTGGCGTCGATCGAGGCGCACGCGGCGCAGCAGGGCATCGGTCCGGGCGTCCAGCTCGGCGAGGCTGAAGGGCTTGGGCAGGTAGTCGTCGGCTCCCCGGGTAAACCCGGTGATGCGGTCCTGCTCGGCCCCCAGCGCGGACATCAGCATCACCGGGGTGTCCTGCCGCTGGCGCAGGGCCTCGAGCAGCTGCAGGCCGTCGAGGCCGGGCAGCATGATGTCCAGCAGCACCAGGTCGAAGGGCGCGCGTTCGGCAGCGGCCAGGCCCAGGGTGCCGGTGGCGCAGGCGGTGACGGCGAAGCCGCGCTGGCGGAAGTGCAGGTCCAGGTCTTCGCGCAGCCGGGGATCGTCTTCGACCAGCAGCAGGCGCGGGGAGGGGGCGGGGTGTTCGATATGAGAATGTTTCACATTTGAAAATATCTCATTGCCAGGGGGTTCCTGGCAATCGCGCGATGGTCGCAGGGGTCAGTGCGTGGCGGGCTCCACCACCACCTGGTTGCGGCCCTGGCGCTTGGCCCGGTACATCATTTCGTCGGCCTGCTTGAAGGTGGCTTCCAGGCTCCGCCCGCCGGGCGTCCACTCGGCTACGCCGAGGGAAATGGTCACCTGGCCGACGCCTTCGGTACGCGCCTCCTCCACCGAGTGGCGCAGGCGTTCGGCGACCTCCGAGGCTTCCGCCAGCGTGGTGCCGGGCAGCAACAGGAGGAACTCCTCGCCGCCCACGCGGCAGGCCAGGTCGCGGTCCCGCGAGCAGGCCTGCATCACCGTGGCGACCACCTTGAGCGTGCGGTCGCCGGCATCGTGGCCGAAGCGGTCGTTGACCTTCTTGAAGTGATCGATGTCCAGCGCCACCACCGCGAGGTCGCGCTCGCCGCCCCGGATGGCCACCAGGGCTTCGTCCATCGCGCGGCGGTTCAAAAGGCCCGTCAGCGGGTCGGTCTGCGCCTCGTGGTTGAGGCGGCCGAGCTTCTCCTGCATCAGGGCGATGCCGGTGATCAGTGCCTGCTTGATGTGCGCGGCCTCGAAGTACCAGGCGCGCACCGTGGCCAGGCGTTCCGAGCTGCCCGGCTCGCCCATCTGACGGGCGCCGGCGGCCAGCTGGCGCAGCGGGTCGGCGATCAGCCGTGTCGTCCACCAGAGCACCGCGAAGCCCAATAGCGCCAGGGGCATTGCGGCGACCAGCACGTGATGCACCAACCCCTCCAGCGCCACCAGGGTGGCCTCGCGCGGCTGCTGCGAAACCACGCCCCAGCCGGTTCCCGGGATGCCGGCATAGCCGGCGAGCATCTCCACGCCCTTGGAATTCACATAGGCCAGGGCGCCGCTGCGCCCGGCCAGCACGGCGTCGTCGACGGCGCTGGCACCGACCTGCTGGCCGATGCGCGCGGGGTCCGGGTGATAGAGCAGCCGGCGGTTGGCGTCGATCAGGTAGACGTAGGCGTCCTGGTGGAAGTGCAGGCCGATCAGGCCGTGCAGCAGGTTGTCCTTGCGCATGTAGATCGAGCCGCCGACCAGGCCCAGGTACTGGCCGTCGGCATCGCGCACCGGCTGCGAGACGAATACCACCAGCCGCCCGCTGGCGGCGTTGAAGGGGGCGCTGATCAGCGCGCGGCGTGCGCTCAGCGCCTCCTCGAGGCCGGGGGAACGGCCGCTTCCATCGGGCTGCGGCGCCTCGGGCACGGCGGCCAGCACGCGGCCATCGGCGGCGACCACGGCGATGGCGTTGAAGCCGGCATCCTGCAGGTCGAGCCGGCGCGCTTCCTCGGCGAGCAGCTGCGGGTCATCGAAGTGCTTGCCCAGCAGTGCCGCGCTGTACGCCAGCTGTTGCTGGGCCGCCTGCAACTGGGCGCCGATGCTGCTGGCCAGCTTCTGGGCGTAGGCGTGGTTGTTCTTCAGCGCGCCGTCCAACAGCGAGGTCTTCTGCACCCGGTAGGCCGCGTACAGGCCGTTGGCCAGCGTGGCGATGCAGGCCAGCAGGACCAGCAGCAGGATCAGGTGGCGGAGCCGCGTCGCGGGGAAGGGGGTGGGGTTCATCGACGACGACTCTCCTGCGACGCTTGGGGGGCCCGGCCGCGCCCAACGGCGGCATGCAGCTGGGGCGGCGTCAGCAGTGTAGCCAAGGCGCGGCGGCTCGCCCCGGGGCGCTGGCCCTCAGTCGAAACCCTTGAACACGGCGAATTCCTCCACCGGGGCGCGTTCGGAGCGCAACTGGTTGATCGGTGCGGTGCGGTCGGCGTGGCCGAGCGCCATGGCGCAGTAGAGCAGCTCGTGCCCGGGCAGCCCGAAGTGGGCGTGCAGGCTCTGGCGCACCATGCCCCAGGCTTCCTGCATGCAGGTGGCCAGGCCGCGCTCCTCGGCCACCAGCGCCAACGACTGCATGAACATGCCCAGGTGCGCCCATTGGCCATGGCCCATGGAACGGTCGATGACGAAGAACAGCCCGACCGGCGCACCGAAGAACTGGAAGTTGCGCGACATGGCGCGCAGGCGGGCGGCCTTGTCCTCACGGGGGATGCCGAGCCTGGCATAGAGCGCTTCGCCGATGGCATGGCGGCGGGTGCGGTAGGGCTCGGCCAGCCCCTCGGGGTAGATGGGATGGTCGCCGGCCTCGCCGGCGGGGTTCTTCATCAGGGTTTCCAGGGCGATGCGCTCGACCTCGGCCTTGGCGGCGCCACTCACGGCGATCACCTTCCAGGGTTGCAGGTTGCCCCCCGAGGGTGACCAGCGCGCGGTGTCGAGCAGTGCGCGCACGGTGGCGGCGTCGACGGGCTCATCGGTGTAGGCGCGGACGGAGATGCGTTGCTGCAGCATTTCGGCTACGGACATGGCGACGTTCCTCGGCAGGTGATGGCGCGGCCTGGGCCGCGCGCGGGCCCGGCCGAACTTAGCGAAAAGCCCGTGCTTGACGCCACAGGCAGAACTGCCAAGAACCATCACCCGCGTGCTCCTCGCCGGTCGCGCGGGCGATGGGCGGG from Pseudomonas tohonis includes:
- a CDS encoding histidine kinase sensor domain-containing protein; translation: MRRHPLLWKLALLQVGFCLLLTWLIYTWGLSVERSTYFLAPADRDYLAQYAQQAEQAWESGGAAGVARLRQALSRREDTWVAVLGPRLESLDGTPLSAEESAHLTFMRKLDWPMSRRLQAELPFVSIEFPKHPENGRLVLQLPERLLPGGLTPWTHLVTHGVVPTLLAALLGLLIYRHLVVPLNRLRARADALRADELDSAPLGTPLADRRDELGELAEALEHMADRLRLSLGQQRLLLRTLSHEMRTPLARLRIAHDSELPPEQLRQRLDREITDMQRLLEDTLDLAWMDTERPQLPTEPVQVLSVWEALREDACFESGWDAARLPCSLDADCRVQVHLDSLAQALENLLRNAIRHSQEGGTVRLDGERDGEAWHLRLRDQGPGVAEADLERIFLPYQRLDGGTGEGFGLGLAIARRAIELQGGRLWASNAHPGLCLHLRLPAA
- a CDS encoding response regulator transcription factor, with the translated sequence MKHSHIEHPAPSPRLLLVEDDPRLREDLDLHFRQRGFAVTACATGTLGLAAAERAPFDLVLLDIMLPGLDGLQLLEALRQRQDTPVMLMSALGAEQDRITGFTRGADDYLPKPFSLAELDARTDALLRRVRLDRRQAAQHPGPSLYLDEQAQDVTHSGRSAGLTPSEYRLLATLQAHPGEALSKPFLYRCVLHRAYTRLDRGLDVHVCNLRRKLADIGIHHLQIQAVRGQGYLLVETERA
- a CDS encoding nitroreductase, translating into MSVAEMLQQRISVRAYTDEPVDAATVRALLDTARWSPSGGNLQPWKVIAVSGAAKAEVERIALETLMKNPAGEAGDHPIYPEGLAEPYRTRRHAIGEALYARLGIPREDKAARLRAMSRNFQFFGAPVGLFFVIDRSMGHGQWAHLGMFMQSLALVAEERGLATCMQEAWGMVRQSLHAHFGLPGHELLYCAMALGHADRTAPINQLRSERAPVEEFAVFKGFD
- a CDS encoding sensor domain-containing diguanylate cyclase produces the protein MNPTPFPATRLRHLILLLVLLACIATLANGLYAAYRVQKTSLLDGALKNNHAYAQKLASSIGAQLQAAQQQLAYSAALLGKHFDDPQLLAEEARRLDLQDAGFNAIAVVAADGRVLAAVPEAPQPDGSGRSPGLEEALSARRALISAPFNAASGRLVVFVSQPVRDADGQYLGLVGGSIYMRKDNLLHGLIGLHFHQDAYVYLIDANRRLLYHPDPARIGQQVGASAVDDAVLAGRSGALAYVNSKGVEMLAGYAGIPGTGWGVVSQQPREATLVALEGLVHHVLVAAMPLALLGFAVLWWTTRLIADPLRQLAAGARQMGEPGSSERLATVRAWYFEAAHIKQALITGIALMQEKLGRLNHEAQTDPLTGLLNRRAMDEALVAIRGGERDLAVVALDIDHFKKVNDRFGHDAGDRTLKVVATVMQACSRDRDLACRVGGEEFLLLLPGTTLAEASEVAERLRHSVEEARTEGVGQVTISLGVAEWTPGGRSLEATFKQADEMMYRAKRQGRNQVVVEPATH